TTGGAGAACAAGCAATGTTTGGCCAAACGAATTCGAGATTGCACGGGTATTGCGGTCGATCCCCATACACTTTTTGATATACAAGTCAAACGCATCCATGAATATAAACGACAACACCTCAATGTTTTGCATATTATTACTCTGTATAATCGTCTGAAAAAAAATCCCAATTTGGAAATGACTCCACGGACTTTTATTTTTGGAGGAAAAGCGGCCCCTGGTTACTGGATGGCTAAATTAATGATCAAACTTATAAATGCTGTGGCGGAAGTTGTGAATCAAGATTCCGATGTAAAAGGGCGTTTGAAAGTGGTGTTTTATCCGAATTTTAATGTGAAGAATGCCCAAAGCATTTATCCGGCAGCTGATCTTTCGGAGCAAATTTCTACGGCCGGCATGGAAGCCTCTGGAACAAGTAATATGAAGCTCGCCTTAAATGGGGCGCTCACAATTGGCACTTTAGATGGGGCAAATATTGAGATTCGAGAGGAAGTGGGAAAAGACAATTTTTTTCTTTTTGGTTTAAATACAGAGGAAGTCGAAGCTTTAAGAAGCAAACAATGCTCTCCCATGGAATTTTATGAAACCAATTTACATTTGCGTGAAGTCATCGATTTGATTCAATCTGGATTTTTTTCTCATGGAGATAGAAGTGCCTTTCTCCCTTTGATCAACGAGATGGTTTATCAGAATAATTATATGATTCTGGCTGATTATCAATCTTACATCGATTGTCAGGATCGGGTAGATGAAATCTACCAAGATCAAAAACTCTGGACCCGGACATCCATTTTAAATGTTGCCAGAATGGGTAAATTCTCGTCAGACAGGGCAATTCGGGAATATTGTCAGGATATTTGGCATGTAAAGCCTGTGAAAATTCGGGAAAAATTTGCTTAAAAGAGCGACAGATTTGCCGCTCTTTCTGATGGGATTATTTTTTTAGATTATAGAATAGGCTACATATTCCAGCATCTGCATACTTTGAGGCTACGTTAGAGATCGTATTTCCTTTAGAATCAAGCAAAAATAAGTTTGCATGTTGAATAAAAAAAAGGATCACTTTTCGATCTAAGATAGGTGTATTTTTTAAGTAATGAAATATGAGTGGAGAGTCTAAGTAGCGATAGTCAATATCTGCTCCTTTTTTCATGAGCCACTTTGCTAAATGTAAATTGCTCTTATAAAAAACTTCGAGTAAAAGAGGAAAATCCGATTGAGTTGAGGCATTCCAGTCGATGTTTTCCATCTCGAGAATCATGTGTAGCAAATCCTTTTCCTTTAGGAACAGATCAAAAGGGGTTATGTCGTAGAGGTTTTTTTTTGTTAAAGAAGCTCCATTGCGTATCAATTTGATAATTAATGGAACATTTTTCTTAACTAAGGCCCAATGGAGAGGGGTATTTAGATCTTCGTCCTGAATATCTATCCATGCATGATGTTTGAGTAATAAACTGACAATTTTCAAGCTTTGCTGGTCTGATTTTGCGACCGCATATTGTAACGGATATAGCTGCAACTTCTGGGTCACATTTGGATTCGCTCCTTTCTCCAACAAAAGCTTGGTTTTTGAATAATCGAGATTAGACACACAAATATTGAGTGATTCTTGGATATACATCTGCATTTTTGGGTATTCTATAATTTTCTCAAAACTTTTGGTTTTTGTATCCTGAGCAGCATAATTTAGGATGGGTTGAGAAGAGTCGATTCCGGCCCGATGTGCAATCAATAGACTGCAAATTTTTTTATTTCCCCCCATCATTGCATAAATTAAGGCGGCAGCGCCCTCATCTCCAGTGATATCCAGTCCTTGCTTCAACATAAGTGATAAAAGATGGACATGACTACGTGTAATGGTGTATAGGAGTGTCGATTCTCCTAATTTATTTTTTACATCCATTTTTATCCCTTTTCTGATCAATAGCTCTGCAATGTCTAACCGTTCAGAGATTAAAGTGAGGGCATTCAATCCATCGAAGTTCAAATCATTGATAGATCGAGGGGATTTCTTTAATATTCTTTGAATCATTTTTACATCCCCATTTTTTACGGCTTTGAGAAAAGGGGTATTTACACTATCTTTGATGACTTGGATTAAATCTGTTTTTTTCAAAAAAGAAGCGAATTGGACTCCTCTATAGAGGATTTTCATCTTCATTTTTTTTGTATAATCAGGACTGTTATAAAAGCAGTTTAAAGCGAGATGAAGAGTTGTCGTTGTTGAGACCTGTTTTTTTTCAGAGAATTCATTCATTTTTGCACCAGGGATGAAAACCACTTTGTTCTGCATAATTGAGTAGAATAAATCCACTTCCAAAGCATCCTTTTTCTCCCAAAATTCTGCTTTCCAAATTTCAAAAAAATCATCATCACTTTGTCTACCAGCAGTTACCGAGGATAAATATTTCTCGTATGGTTTTGTTTTAGCGAGAATTTGAAGGGATGTAAGAATTGCATTTGTCAGAGTTAAGTTTATTTCAAGACATCTCTTTTCCCACTGATTGTTTATATTTTTTGCAAATTTCAAACAGTTAAAATGAACTTCTTTGTCTACTCTGAAATACACCTCTCGCTTATGAGGGGCACAATAAATCACAATTTGATTGAGATTTTTTAGGTCCCCGTTAATTTTACAAGCCATATGGGCGATAAAGAAGGCTTTTGAAGCCGGTTCACATTGGCTCTTACTTGATTTGAAAGCATTAAAAGTTTGCTCAATCAGGAATTCAAATTCCTGATTTTTGGCATCGATTTCTTTTATAAAATGATGAGATGTGCTGCCTTTTGAAACGAAGGTCACGGGCGAAGAATCTGTAATGGCTAAAGGAGCTTCAATTACAGGTTCCGCAAAAAAATAAATAAGGGGTAAGGACTGATCAAGCTCTTTTGGTGAGCTTGCATTAGTCATTTCCTTAAAGGCTCCATAAGATACTTTGGGGATGTCTTTTTGAGAGGCTGGCAATAAGAGTTGGGAAGCATTGTGCATTTTTTGTTTGGGAAGGGCGGCTATGATTTGCTGAATTGCATTTCTTTGGATTTGTTTAACGTGGGGGTATGTGATGTTTCGAAACAAATATTTTTCTACCTGCGAAATGACTTGAGACAGAAACCTATCCTTTCGACTTGA
This portion of the Parachlamydia acanthamoebae genome encodes:
- a CDS encoding ankyrin repeat domain-containing protein, producing MNYDYSYYLNLMLQPEMTISYEGHCLVLQKFSGRSLKEINQQKLLKLLQNFFIFLQSSKTSDVEKIEKIQLKLIESTCSDLFLQEKVIRLFDKVLKDIQKRPLTPTSSYFPILFKIAPPSTSLEEFISNLYLVLNHYPRFQFGENLAVYDTAYKKFPPKWNCHKVFKNVRSTFEYFFVTIDRDLQVSPNNELALKRTELNNLQDLFIEQAKPIKSIQMALVIENSPLERVNKANFYTVNEFVRNKKPVIANRYLLTAHKKDLEKLKADIYIQPNGPLCVILPSDETLKNWGFTPDDLKLYPLSEAKTSTIELHISNDLQKILMPSNEKVKFARLIAFCGHGTYHKDGKSGMIAGLSIVDFQKTLQVLNPAFLILDSCYAGGKNMQKVHLPDGTIPCPILVRSSFESVTFSSRKDRFLSQVISQVEKYLFRNITYPHVKQIQRNAIQQIIAALPKQKMHNASQLLLPASQKDIPKVSYGAFKEMTNASSPKELDQSLPLIYFFAEPVIEAPLAITDSSPVTFVSKGSTSHHFIKEIDAKNQEFEFLIEQTFNAFKSSKSQCEPASKAFFIAHMACKINGDLKNLNQIVIYCAPHKREVYFRVDKEVHFNCLKFAKNINNQWEKRCLEINLTLTNAILTSLQILAKTKPYEKYLSSVTAGRQSDDDFFEIWKAEFWEKKDALEVDLFYSIMQNKVVFIPGAKMNEFSEKKQVSTTTTLHLALNCFYNSPDYTKKMKMKILYRGVQFASFLKKTDLIQVIKDSVNTPFLKAVKNGDVKMIQRILKKSPRSINDLNFDGLNALTLISERLDIAELLIRKGIKMDVKNKLGESTLLYTITRSHVHLLSLMLKQGLDITGDEGAAALIYAMMGGNKKICSLLIAHRAGIDSSQPILNYAAQDTKTKSFEKIIEYPKMQMYIQESLNICVSNLDYSKTKLLLEKGANPNVTQKLQLYPLQYAVAKSDQQSLKIVSLLLKHHAWIDIQDEDLNTPLHWALVKKNVPLIIKLIRNGASLTKKNLYDITPFDLFLKEKDLLHMILEMENIDWNASTQSDFPLLLEVFYKSNLHLAKWLMKKGADIDYRYLDSPLIFHYLKNTPILDRKVILFFIQHANLFLLDSKGNTISNVASKYADAGICSLFYNLKK